The window AGCAAATCAAGCAAAATTGCCAACTTcattaaaaatgggaaaaaataagcaaaaataaatatatcaacaCTAAACAAGTGAAAACTGAAACGCATTTACTGCTGTCAACTTAACTGTGTTTCAGTACCTGTTAAGTGTCACAGTTTGCCCGGATCATGTTCATGATGCACATAATCACCTACTGGTGGCAATAGAGAAAATCCATTTTAGGAGTTAGTCTTTTATGATAAGTACAGCAGTAGTCCAACCTCATTTCACATAGTTGAGCTTTCACATCTGGTTAATTTGGTTAGTAGTTGAGGGGAGTATAGCATGTAAGCAGCACGTTTGGTTGTACTGTATGTGACTAAGAATATCGTAtatagtatatacatatatatatatatatatatagtataagtTTTTACGTCTTTTACATTTCAGGGGACACTGAAGGAAAAAACGGTGGAGAACCTTGAGAAGTATGTGGTGAAAGATGTAAGTAGTTTGTATTCATCAAGGCGACCCACTCGAATCTTTGAGGAGGCTTCTTTGTAAAGAGCTTTAccgttcattttgtttttctgcattCCCACCAGGGAAAGTTGCCTCTTCTCCTTAGCCGGATGAATGAAGTTGCCAAGGTGTTTTTGGCTACCAACAGTGACTACAAATACACTGATGTAAGGAAGACCATTAATATTCGCACCATGAGCCACACCAGCTACTTGTTGGCTAAAGCACAACTGTATAGTCACCagtcacaatttatttatttactgcaataataatcattttgaatagaCGCATtttagaggttttttttttttttttttaagatggtaAAGAAATATCCATAAATTAAAAACCTCTTGATGGATTTTGCTTTGTTCACAGAAAATCATGACTTACCTGTTTGACTTCCCCCACGGTCCAAAGGTAAATATCTTGTGTGAGACGTAACTCTTAAACAAATCCATACAAGATAAGCAGGCTTGTATATTGAAGCCagccatcttaaaaaaaataatccatatGATTGTGTGACTTtctgcatgtgcgtgtgtttatgtCCACATCAGCCTGATACTTCACACCGACCGTGGCAGTCTTACTTCGACCTCATCCTGGTGGATGCCAGAAAGCCGCTCTTCTTTGGTGAAGGGACAGTCCTCCGACAAGTGGACACGGTGAGGAGACATCAAGCTCACACAGTTTGATGACGCAATAGAAATGCAccacatttcaaatgaattagTTTATTAATCGATCAAGCCATCAAATCTTCATTTAGACCCGGGATGCACTAAGAATTTGGCCACAGAGAATTTTGgcaaaaaatgacccaaaagtgcattttggGTTTTGGTCCAAAAAATGTTTGTCACCAAAACAACAAGGCTGAAACAGGATGTTGTGATAAAGTGTGATGCAAACGAAAACCTTTTAAGGGACTGCTGGGATTGGGCTTAACATCAGCACTTATGTAACAAGTCTGAATGCCGCTATGTGTGtatgcaaattatttttctcaatAATGTCAGTGCTAAAATTCACCCTCCTAAAAAACTTAGAAGtgattgaagttttttttttttttttggggggggggggggggtaactgcTTTCAGCACATGTTAAGATGCCCACAAATTAGGTGGAGACTGATTGATTGATCAGCCTGATGACATCAGTGAAGGGACGGGGGCAGCATTTTACTAGTGTTTCCTGGTTTGCTTTGTCCACGTCCTGTtgtgttcaaatgatttttgaacaTTTGGGCAAGCCTGCTTATTGTCTATTACggtatatttattgtttaaataattggttttatttattgttgtgtgtTCCAGTGGAATATTCTTGAGAATTAAGTTATTCACTCTTAAAAAGAATGTAAATCAATTACTACTAATATAGTGTCAAGTGAGTAAagagcaggggtctgcaacctgctgcTCTTGAACCTTTAGTCCCTCtgctgtggctccctgtggacaaaaattagtaaaaagtaaaacaaaaaaaaatcttacatatttaaaatttttagataaaatattgcgattggctggcaaccagttcaggatgggataggctccagtgccccccccccccccccccgcgacccttgtgaggacaaccggttaagaaaatggatggcttggatggataaaatattctttaaatgaattaatgacttagatttttttttaagaataattaaataatcaaaaaatgtcagactcCAAATTTGTAAGTAAATGAGACAAatggtagatgaaaaagtttttaagaAAATACCTATAAACATGTCTAAAAATTGACCTTAaaataggaagaggaaaagcagaaaataaccATATAATGTTGTCTATTCAATTTtgcaaaaaggcagaaaagaaaaatgtctaaaaacaaaggaagaaatcccaaaaatgaccatttaatgttcacaaaattgcaaaaaaaaataaacactgaattttttttaaaggcagaaaagaaaactttaaaaagtaTGTATAAAATGTCCTAAACCAAAAAATTTaatccccaaaattaccataaaatgtccacaaaaatgtcaaaaaaattgatagcaaaaaggcAGAAACAAGTGTtgaaaaatagccataaaatgtccaacaaATGAAGAAGATTGAagaaaattgccaaaaaggcagaaaaggatTCAAATGTATGAACTATGTCTGAaagattacacacacacaaaatatcccAAAACTAAAGACGCAAGGTAGAATAAAATGAATCTcaatggatgctgcatatttccTGTTATGGGGCAGCTCTaatccagacagattttttatttatttatttgacctaaaatggctcttttgacaagaaAGGTTGCTAACCCCTGCTATAGAGCAACCTCaaggttttctttctttttaagtaCAACTTCCCCCGTGTGACGCATCGCGAAATTGTATCTAAAACCCAATGACTTAATGTATTTGAAATTCTCCTCAGACCACAGGGCGACTCAAGATTGGCACCTACACAGGACCCCTGCAGCACGGTATCGTTTACTCTGGAGGTAAGACATCTCACGTGGTGTCAGGATGTTTTGCGCTCGCTCCCTTGTGTGATGTCGCGATACTTCACCGCAGGTTCCTCAGACATCGTGTGCGACTTGCTCGGGGCCAAAGGCAAGGACATTGTGTACATCGGGGACCATATCTTTGGAGACATACTCAAGTCCAAGAAGCGCCAAGGCTGGAGGACCTTCCTGGTCATACCTGAGCTTGCCCAGGAGTTGCACGTGTGGACCGACAAGAGCTGTGAGgccgggagaaaaaaaaaaaagaagctttatgAACATATTTGTTCCATTGCATTTAGTGGAACTGAAATCTGCTTGGCCTTGACCAGCTGAAATAACATTGTAATGCGTAGCAGATGATAAAATGAGATTAGGCACATGACTTTTGACATAGTTATTGTCACGATCATGCACATGAGCAGTGATGCtgataatgttttgttttttttcctctctcagcTTTGTTTGAAGAACTGCAAGGCCTGGATATTTTCTTGGCAGAACTCTACAAGTAAGACTCTCGAACTCTTCCAAACCTCTTGCGCTGATTCCACCGCTCTGCAGAATTCGcatctgtttgtgtgtgggcACGTTTATCACAAAGTCCTCGGGGTCGAGAGTGTAAAGTCTAAAGGAGCGGGCTGAAAAGCTGCGTTTGCTAATGCGTCAGGCTCTTTAGCAAACTGATAACACCCCACCCACCCATTGTCTCcgagcttaactcattcactgccattgacggctattgacgtcaaaaatgaatttgaactatttatattagtttaacattttgtttccacttttgttaacaagagtatgaaaacctagaaaaaaatatattgtactgtacatatcaaatatcaaatttatgattaatcgtgagttaaactattgaagtcatgcgattaattacaattaaaaattaggagcgtcgggcaattaatcacaaattttagatctgttctaaatgtacaataaaaaaaattctaggttttcatactcttgttaataaaagtggaaaaaaaatgttaaactaatagaagtagttcaaatgaatttttgacgtctataaccgtcaatggcagtgaatgagctaatcaCGTCACATTGTTCTCCCGTAGACATTTGGACAGCAGCAGCAACGAGAGGCCCGATATCAGCACAATCCAGAGAAGAGTCAAGGTACAGCTTTAATCGCCTCCGTTTCCATAACGACACAAGAGGACAGGGTCTGTCCCACATGCTGTCACATGTAGTGTACGTTTGTTAAGCGTGATGTAACTCCGTTCAGTTTGTCTAAAAATGACTGCGTGCGGATGCTGGAAGATCActcactattaactcattcactgccattgacggctatagacgtcaacaattcatttaaactatttctattagtttaacattttttttccacttttgctaacaagagtatgaaaacctagaaaaaaaatattgtaaatttagaacagatataaaatcttaTATaaaacgagtgaagtcatgtgataaattacaaataaaaattttaatcgcccgacgggcctaatttaaaatatatacagtatataaaaaattagggctgtttaatcataattaatcgcatgataattttatatctgttataaatgtacaataaaaaaaatcgaggttttcataaaaaatgaaatgaaaaaaaactaatagaaatagttcacatgaatttttgtcgTCTGTTGtcgtcgtcaatggcagtgaatgagttaatggataaccacacacacccacacattaGTCTATGTGGCCTATTCCTGTCTTGTCTGAATTTaaaaagatgaaacaaaaacaactactagacattttagtttaatttgtaTAATGAACTTAATTATAAAGAATATACGTTTAATTGTATaagaagtaattttttttatcattgctcTCCCCAAGCATCTCCTGTACAGTATTATATCTGTGAGGTTGATCAACCCCGCTCTCTCCAGATCTACATTCACAAGTCGAGTTATTCTCCCCTTCTTCAGAAAGTCACCCATGACATGGACATGTGCTACGGCATGATGGGGAGCCTTTTCCGCAGCGGCTCCAGGCAGACTCTGTTTGCCTCCCAAGTGATGCGCTACGCCGACCTCTACGCAGCCTCCTTCATCAACCTGCTCTACTATCCGTTCAGTTACCTCTTCAGAGCCGCACACGTGCTGGTGAGTACGCACACCTGGGCGAGGGGGGAATTGACTCTCGCAGGAGCCGTATAGAAGGGCTGACTGTGGAGCTTAAATATTTACCTTGAGATTCTTCATCACGTAAAGGGATACTTTctttatttagccattttcagcagtccAAAAAAACGGCATATTTTGCCTGTAATTAATCGgatatcattatttttcatgtctaATTGATACCGTTACAAAGGCAATTgtgcaacttgctgtcgactgaaaaggaCTTCACAATGCTCAGGATTcgggtagcaaccaatcactgctcagtttgtcaatgtcacatgaccaaacccagaaaacaggtgttaTTGATTGgtttatagacaaaatatgaacattttgctgctgaaagTGGCTAAATAAGTAAATTATCCCTTTCATCTTACACAGCCATACACACTTGGAATGTTTTTAACCATCAGTTTTCTCTTAAAATAGCAACTGTGCTCTTgtaatgttattgtgatttttctttttttccccacttactACTACTTTAATGCTGTGTTTCTCAACCTTTATTGAGGCAAAGCACATGGGAAAATTCTCAAAATTTATctcatgttttg of the Vanacampus margaritifer isolate UIUO_Vmar chromosome 7, RoL_Vmar_1.0, whole genome shotgun sequence genome contains:
- the nt5c2b gene encoding cytosolic purine 5'-nucleotidase isoform X2, whose product is MSYKSMFQDVRDAVDWVHFKGTLKEKTVENLEKYVVKDGKLPLLLSRMNEVAKVFLATNSDYKYTDKIMTYLFDFPHGPKPDTSHRPWQSYFDLILVDARKPLFFGEGTVLRQVDTTTGRLKIGTYTGPLQHGIVYSGGSSDIVCDLLGAKGKDIVYIGDHIFGDILKSKKRQGWRTFLVIPELAQELHVWTDKSSLFEELQGLDIFLAELYKHLDSSSNERPDISTIQRRVKKVTHDMDMCYGMMGSLFRSGSRQTLFASQVMRYADLYAASFINLLYYPFSYLFRAAHVLMPHESTVEHAHVDIDAESPLATRNRNHCSDCKELECKRNQLTRSFSEIKPPNLFPQTPQEITHCHDEDDDEEEEEEEEEEEEEE